One window from the genome of Rhinolophus ferrumequinum isolate MPI-CBG mRhiFer1 chromosome 22, mRhiFer1_v1.p, whole genome shotgun sequence encodes:
- the ZNF687 gene encoding zinc finger protein 687 isoform X2 — protein sequence MGDMKTPDFDDLLAAFDIPDIDANEAIHSGPEENEGPGGSGKPEPSVEGDSGEATAAAAVDGPGVPGQASDHGLPPADISASPGHQSPVASPKVPSCQPLKEEEDEGPVDKSPPGSPQSPSSGAEAADEDSNDSPASSSSSRPLKVRIKTIKTSCGNITRTVTRVPSDPEPPVPLAEGTFLAEASLLKLSPATPAPEAPKVVSVQLGDGTRLKGTVLPVATIQNASTAMLMAASVARKAVVLPGGPATSPKTMAKNVLGLVPQALPKAEGRAGLGPGGQKVNGASVVMVQPSKPATAPAAGAGTVISRTQSSLVEAFNKILNSKNLLPAYRPNLSPPAEAGLALPPTGYRCLECGDAFSLEKSLARHYDRRSMRIEVTCNHCARRLVFFNKCSLLLHAREHKDKGLVMQCSHLVMRPVALDQMVGQPDITPLLAVPPALGPPALPALGKSEGAVTSPAITTVAAEAPVLPLSAEPPAAPATSTYTCFRCLECKEQCRDKAGMAAHFQQLGAPGPGTTSNVCPTCPMMLPNRCSFSAHQRMHRNRPPHVCPECGGNFLQANFQAHLREACLHFSRRVGYRCPSCAVVFGGVNSIKSHIQTSHCEVFHKCPICPMAFKSAPSAHAHLYTQHPSFHTQQAKMIYKCAMCDTVFTHKPLLSSHFDQHLLPQRVSVFKCPSCPLLFAQKKTMLEHLKNTHQSGRLGEETAAKGAGGALVTPKTEPEELAVSRGGAAPATEESSSSSEEEELPSSPEPPRPSKRPRRDLGSKGTKGGGGGPGGWTCGLCHSWFPERDEYVSHMKKEHSKSVKKFPCRLCERSFCSAPSLRRHVRVNHEGIKRVYPCRYCTEGKRTFSSRLILEKHVQVRHGLPLGAQSPGRGSIVVRGPGARAQGPGRKRRQSSDSCSEEPDSTTPPAKPPRAGSGSGGPLRHRSGSSVEQSLMVGLRVDGGTQQCLDCGLCFASPGSLSRHRFISHKKKRGVGSASALGLGDGEEEAPPPSRSDPEGGDSPLPVSGGPLTCKVCGKSCDSPLNLKTHFRTHGMAFIRARQGGTGDN from the exons ATGGGAGACATGAAGACCCCTGATTTTGACGACCTCCTTGCTGCCTTTGACATCCCTGACATTGATGCAAATGAAGCCATCCACTCTGGGCCAGAAGAAAACGAGGGGCCGGGAGGCTCAGGGAAGCCAGAGCCCAGTGTAGAGGGTGACTCTGGAGAAGCCACAGCAGCAGCTGCCGTGGATGGCCCTGGGGTTCCAGGCCAGGCCTCTGACCATGGCCTGCCACCAGCGGACATTTCAGCG TCTCCagggcaccagagccctgttgcCTCCCCAAAAGTGCCCAGCTGTCAGCCCCTAAAGGAAGAAGAGGACGAGGGGCCAGTGGACAAGTCCCCACCCGGAAGCCCCCAGAGCCCCTCGAGTGGGGCTGAGGCTGCGGACGAGGACAGCAACGACTCacctgcctcctccagctcctctcgGCCCCTCAAGGTGCGCATCAAGACCATTAAGACGTCCTGCGGGAACATCACACGGACTGTGACCCGCGTCCCCTCAGACCCTGAGCCCCCCGTCCCCTTGGCTGAGGGGACCTTCCTGGCTGAGGCCAGCCTCCTAAAGCTGTCCCCTGCCACCCCAGCCCCTGAGGCTCCAAAGGTGGTGAGTGTCCAGCTGGGTGACGGCACGAGGCTGAAAGGCACCGTGCTCCCCGTGGCCACCATCCAGAACGCCAGCACTGCCATGCTGATGGCAGCCAGCGTGGCCCGCAAAGCCGTGGTTCTGCCTGGGGGCCCTGCTACCAGCCCAAAGACGATGGCTAAGAACGTGCTAGGTCTGGTGCCCCAAGCCCTGCCCAAGGCTGAGGGGCGGGCAGGGCTGGGGCCGGGGGGACAGAAGGTGAACGGCGCCTCGGTGGTGATGGTGCAGCCTTCCAAGCCGGCCACCGCGCCAGCCGCAGGCGCCGGCACCGTGATCTCGCGGACGCAGTCCAGCCTGGTGGAGGCCTTCAACAAGATCCTCAACAGCAAGAACCTGCTGCCCGCCTACCGGCCCAACCTGAGCCCCCCGGCGGAGGCcggcctggccctgcctcccaCGGGCTACCGCTGCCTGGAGTGTGGGGACGCCTTCTCGCTGGAGAAGAGCCTGGCCCGGCACTACGACCGCAGGAGTATGCGTATTGAGGTCACCTGCAACCACTGCGCCCGCCGCCTGGTCTTCTTCAACAAGTGCAGCCTGCTGCTGCACGCCCGGGAGCACAAGGACAAGGGGCTCGTCATGCAGTGCTCGCACCTGGTCATGCGGCCCGtggccctggaccagatggtggGGCAGCCGGACATCACGCCCCTgctggctgtgccccctgccctTGGACCTCCGGCCTTGCCCGCCTTGGGCAAGAGTGAGGGGGCCGTCACCTCCCCCGCCATCACTACAGTCGCTGCGGAGGCCCCTGTGCTGCCGCTGTCGGCCGAGCCACCTGCTGCCCCTGCCACCTCCACGTACACATGCTTTCGCTGCCTGGAGTGCAAGGAGCAGTGCCGGGACAAGGCTGGCATGGCCGCCCACTTCCAGCAGCTCGGGGCCCCTGGCCCGGGGACCACTAGCAAT GTGTGCCCGACCTGCCCCATGATGCTCCCCAACCGCTGCAGCTTCAGCGCCCACCAGCGCATGCACAGGAACCGGCCCCCCCACGTCTGCCCCGAGTGCGGGGGCAACTTCCTGCAAGCCAACTTCCAGGCCCACCTCCGGGAAGCCTGCCTGCATTTCTCTCGCCGTGTGGGATACAG GTGCCCCAGCTGTGCCGTGGTGTTTGGGGGTGTGAACTCCATCAAGTCCCACATCCAGACGTCTCACTGCGAGGTTTTCCACAAGTGCCCCATCTGCCCCATGGCCTTCAAGTCTGCACCCAGCGCCCACGCCCACCTCTACACGCAGCACCCCAGCTTCCACACGCAGCAGGCCAA GATGATTTACAAGTGCGCCATGTGTGACACGGTCTTCACGCACAAGCCCCTCCTCTCCTCACACTTCGACCAGCACTTGCTGCCCCAGCGCGTCAGCGTCTTCAAGTGCCCGTCTTGTCCTCTGCTTTTTGCCCAAAAAAAGACGATGCTGGAACATCTCAAG AACACCCATCAGTCGGGGCGCTTGGGGGAAGAGACTGCTGCGAAAGGGGCCGGGGGTGCCCTTGTGACCCCCAAGACTGAGCCCGAGGAGCTGGCTGTGTCCCGGGGAGGAGCAGCACCCGCCACGGAGGAATCGTCTTCATCCTCAGAAGAGGAGGAACTCCCCAGCTCCCCGGAGCCCCCTCGTCCAAGCAAACGGCCCCGACGGGACCTGGGCAGCAAAGGCaccaagggtgggggtgggggccctggGGGCTGGACCTGTGGCCTCTGTCACTCCTGGTTCCCTGAGCGTGACGAGTATGTGTCGCACATGAAGAAGGAGCATAGCAAG TCAGTGAAAAAGTTCCCCTGTCGCCTGTGTGAGCGCTCCTTCTGCTCCGCGCCCAGCCTGAGACGCCACGTCAGGGTCAACCATGAGGGTATCAAGCGAGTTTATCCCTGCAG GTATTGCACGGAGGGAAAACGCACCTTCAGCAGCCGCCTGATCCTGGAGAAACACGTCCAGGTCCGGCACGGCCTGCCGCTCGGGGCCCAGTCCCCTGGCCGGGGGAGTATTGTGGTTCGGGGTCCCGGTGCCAGAGCCCAG GGACCAGGACGGAAGCGCCGCCAGTCCTCCGACTCTTGCAGTGAGGAGCCCGACAGCACAACACCTCCAGCCAAGCCCCCCAGGGCCGGATCCGGGTCGGGAGGCCCCCTGCGCCACCGGAGTGGCAGCTCGGTGGAGCAGAGCCTCATGGTGGGCTTGAGGGTGGATGGCGGGACCCAGCAGTGCCTAGACTGTGGCCTGTGCTTTGCCTCCCCTGGCTCCCTGAGCCGGCACCGCTTCATTAGCCACAAGAAGAAACGGGGTGTGGGTAGTGCCAGTGCCCTGGgcctgggggatggggaggaagaggcACCCCCTCCATCGCGATCTGACCCAGAGGGTGGAGATTCACCCTTGCCTGTTTCTGGAGGCCCACTGACCTGTAAGGTCTGTGGCAAGAGCTGTGACAGCCCTCTCAACCTCAAGACCCATTTCCGCACACATGGCATGGCCTTCATCAGGGCTCGGCAAGGGGGCACTGGGGACAACTAG
- the ZNF687 gene encoding zinc finger protein 687 isoform X1 → MGDMKTPDFDDLLAAFDIPDIDANEAIHSGPEENEGPGGSGKPEPSVEGDSGEATAAAAVDGPGVPGQASDHGLPPADISAVSVIVKNTVCPEQPESGGEGARAGGVTKEGPVGPRLMQNGFGGPEPSLPGTPHSPAPPSGGTWKEKAMEDKGPLDLFAHFGSEPEEHPDPLPPSAPSPPREGAMTPPPFPSPFDLARENGAALLPPGPPAAPLGALKQGSCSPIHPRGPVQPCSGSSPEATGIPASTSPPRVAGVSFFKQSPGHQSPVASPKVPSCQPLKEEEDEGPVDKSPPGSPQSPSSGAEAADEDSNDSPASSSSSRPLKVRIKTIKTSCGNITRTVTRVPSDPEPPVPLAEGTFLAEASLLKLSPATPAPEAPKVVSVQLGDGTRLKGTVLPVATIQNASTAMLMAASVARKAVVLPGGPATSPKTMAKNVLGLVPQALPKAEGRAGLGPGGQKVNGASVVMVQPSKPATAPAAGAGTVISRTQSSLVEAFNKILNSKNLLPAYRPNLSPPAEAGLALPPTGYRCLECGDAFSLEKSLARHYDRRSMRIEVTCNHCARRLVFFNKCSLLLHAREHKDKGLVMQCSHLVMRPVALDQMVGQPDITPLLAVPPALGPPALPALGKSEGAVTSPAITTVAAEAPVLPLSAEPPAAPATSTYTCFRCLECKEQCRDKAGMAAHFQQLGAPGPGTTSNVCPTCPMMLPNRCSFSAHQRMHRNRPPHVCPECGGNFLQANFQAHLREACLHFSRRVGYRCPSCAVVFGGVNSIKSHIQTSHCEVFHKCPICPMAFKSAPSAHAHLYTQHPSFHTQQAKMIYKCAMCDTVFTHKPLLSSHFDQHLLPQRVSVFKCPSCPLLFAQKKTMLEHLKNTHQSGRLGEETAAKGAGGALVTPKTEPEELAVSRGGAAPATEESSSSSEEEELPSSPEPPRPSKRPRRDLGSKGTKGGGGGPGGWTCGLCHSWFPERDEYVSHMKKEHSKSVKKFPCRLCERSFCSAPSLRRHVRVNHEGIKRVYPCRYCTEGKRTFSSRLILEKHVQVRHGLPLGAQSPGRGSIVVRGPGARAQGPGRKRRQSSDSCSEEPDSTTPPAKPPRAGSGSGGPLRHRSGSSVEQSLMVGLRVDGGTQQCLDCGLCFASPGSLSRHRFISHKKKRGVGSASALGLGDGEEEAPPPSRSDPEGGDSPLPVSGGPLTCKVCGKSCDSPLNLKTHFRTHGMAFIRARQGGTGDN, encoded by the exons ATGGGAGACATGAAGACCCCTGATTTTGACGACCTCCTTGCTGCCTTTGACATCCCTGACATTGATGCAAATGAAGCCATCCACTCTGGGCCAGAAGAAAACGAGGGGCCGGGAGGCTCAGGGAAGCCAGAGCCCAGTGTAGAGGGTGACTCTGGAGAAGCCACAGCAGCAGCTGCCGTGGATGGCCCTGGGGTTCCAGGCCAGGCCTCTGACCATGGCCTGCCACCAGCGGACATTTCAGCGGTCAGTGTCATTGTCAAGAACACTGTGTGTCCTGAGCAGCCCGAGTCAGGAGGGGAAGGGGCCCGTGCCGGGGGGGTGACTAAGGAAGGACCTGTGGGGCCTCGGCTGATGCAAAATGGTTTTGGGGGCCCTGAGCCATCCCTTCCAGGAACGCCCCACTCTCCAGCTCCTCCCAGTGGGGGTACCTGGAAAGAAAAAGCCATGGAAGACAAAGGTCCCTTGGACCTCTTTGCTCATTTTGGGTCTGAGCCAGAGGAGCACCCCgaccccctgcctccctctgcgCCCTCCCCACCTCGGGAAGGGGCCATGACcccacctcctttcccctccccctttgaTCTGGCCCGGGAGAATGGCGCGGCCCTGCTGCCACCCGGCCCTCCCGCCGCACCACTGGGCGCCTTGAAGCAGGGCAGCTGCAGCCCCATTCACCCCCGGGGCCCCGTCCAGCCCTGCTCAGGCTCTAGCCCTGAGGCCACGGGCATCCCTGCCAGCACCTCGCCTCCCCGGGTTGCTGGGGTGTCCTTCTTCAAACAGTCTCCagggcaccagagccctgttgcCTCCCCAAAAGTGCCCAGCTGTCAGCCCCTAAAGGAAGAAGAGGACGAGGGGCCAGTGGACAAGTCCCCACCCGGAAGCCCCCAGAGCCCCTCGAGTGGGGCTGAGGCTGCGGACGAGGACAGCAACGACTCacctgcctcctccagctcctctcgGCCCCTCAAGGTGCGCATCAAGACCATTAAGACGTCCTGCGGGAACATCACACGGACTGTGACCCGCGTCCCCTCAGACCCTGAGCCCCCCGTCCCCTTGGCTGAGGGGACCTTCCTGGCTGAGGCCAGCCTCCTAAAGCTGTCCCCTGCCACCCCAGCCCCTGAGGCTCCAAAGGTGGTGAGTGTCCAGCTGGGTGACGGCACGAGGCTGAAAGGCACCGTGCTCCCCGTGGCCACCATCCAGAACGCCAGCACTGCCATGCTGATGGCAGCCAGCGTGGCCCGCAAAGCCGTGGTTCTGCCTGGGGGCCCTGCTACCAGCCCAAAGACGATGGCTAAGAACGTGCTAGGTCTGGTGCCCCAAGCCCTGCCCAAGGCTGAGGGGCGGGCAGGGCTGGGGCCGGGGGGACAGAAGGTGAACGGCGCCTCGGTGGTGATGGTGCAGCCTTCCAAGCCGGCCACCGCGCCAGCCGCAGGCGCCGGCACCGTGATCTCGCGGACGCAGTCCAGCCTGGTGGAGGCCTTCAACAAGATCCTCAACAGCAAGAACCTGCTGCCCGCCTACCGGCCCAACCTGAGCCCCCCGGCGGAGGCcggcctggccctgcctcccaCGGGCTACCGCTGCCTGGAGTGTGGGGACGCCTTCTCGCTGGAGAAGAGCCTGGCCCGGCACTACGACCGCAGGAGTATGCGTATTGAGGTCACCTGCAACCACTGCGCCCGCCGCCTGGTCTTCTTCAACAAGTGCAGCCTGCTGCTGCACGCCCGGGAGCACAAGGACAAGGGGCTCGTCATGCAGTGCTCGCACCTGGTCATGCGGCCCGtggccctggaccagatggtggGGCAGCCGGACATCACGCCCCTgctggctgtgccccctgccctTGGACCTCCGGCCTTGCCCGCCTTGGGCAAGAGTGAGGGGGCCGTCACCTCCCCCGCCATCACTACAGTCGCTGCGGAGGCCCCTGTGCTGCCGCTGTCGGCCGAGCCACCTGCTGCCCCTGCCACCTCCACGTACACATGCTTTCGCTGCCTGGAGTGCAAGGAGCAGTGCCGGGACAAGGCTGGCATGGCCGCCCACTTCCAGCAGCTCGGGGCCCCTGGCCCGGGGACCACTAGCAAT GTGTGCCCGACCTGCCCCATGATGCTCCCCAACCGCTGCAGCTTCAGCGCCCACCAGCGCATGCACAGGAACCGGCCCCCCCACGTCTGCCCCGAGTGCGGGGGCAACTTCCTGCAAGCCAACTTCCAGGCCCACCTCCGGGAAGCCTGCCTGCATTTCTCTCGCCGTGTGGGATACAG GTGCCCCAGCTGTGCCGTGGTGTTTGGGGGTGTGAACTCCATCAAGTCCCACATCCAGACGTCTCACTGCGAGGTTTTCCACAAGTGCCCCATCTGCCCCATGGCCTTCAAGTCTGCACCCAGCGCCCACGCCCACCTCTACACGCAGCACCCCAGCTTCCACACGCAGCAGGCCAA GATGATTTACAAGTGCGCCATGTGTGACACGGTCTTCACGCACAAGCCCCTCCTCTCCTCACACTTCGACCAGCACTTGCTGCCCCAGCGCGTCAGCGTCTTCAAGTGCCCGTCTTGTCCTCTGCTTTTTGCCCAAAAAAAGACGATGCTGGAACATCTCAAG AACACCCATCAGTCGGGGCGCTTGGGGGAAGAGACTGCTGCGAAAGGGGCCGGGGGTGCCCTTGTGACCCCCAAGACTGAGCCCGAGGAGCTGGCTGTGTCCCGGGGAGGAGCAGCACCCGCCACGGAGGAATCGTCTTCATCCTCAGAAGAGGAGGAACTCCCCAGCTCCCCGGAGCCCCCTCGTCCAAGCAAACGGCCCCGACGGGACCTGGGCAGCAAAGGCaccaagggtgggggtgggggccctggGGGCTGGACCTGTGGCCTCTGTCACTCCTGGTTCCCTGAGCGTGACGAGTATGTGTCGCACATGAAGAAGGAGCATAGCAAG TCAGTGAAAAAGTTCCCCTGTCGCCTGTGTGAGCGCTCCTTCTGCTCCGCGCCCAGCCTGAGACGCCACGTCAGGGTCAACCATGAGGGTATCAAGCGAGTTTATCCCTGCAG GTATTGCACGGAGGGAAAACGCACCTTCAGCAGCCGCCTGATCCTGGAGAAACACGTCCAGGTCCGGCACGGCCTGCCGCTCGGGGCCCAGTCCCCTGGCCGGGGGAGTATTGTGGTTCGGGGTCCCGGTGCCAGAGCCCAG GGACCAGGACGGAAGCGCCGCCAGTCCTCCGACTCTTGCAGTGAGGAGCCCGACAGCACAACACCTCCAGCCAAGCCCCCCAGGGCCGGATCCGGGTCGGGAGGCCCCCTGCGCCACCGGAGTGGCAGCTCGGTGGAGCAGAGCCTCATGGTGGGCTTGAGGGTGGATGGCGGGACCCAGCAGTGCCTAGACTGTGGCCTGTGCTTTGCCTCCCCTGGCTCCCTGAGCCGGCACCGCTTCATTAGCCACAAGAAGAAACGGGGTGTGGGTAGTGCCAGTGCCCTGGgcctgggggatggggaggaagaggcACCCCCTCCATCGCGATCTGACCCAGAGGGTGGAGATTCACCCTTGCCTGTTTCTGGAGGCCCACTGACCTGTAAGGTCTGTGGCAAGAGCTGTGACAGCCCTCTCAACCTCAAGACCCATTTCCGCACACATGGCATGGCCTTCATCAGGGCTCGGCAAGGGGGCACTGGGGACAACTAG